TCTGCCTCTGAGTCGCTGACACGCCCACCCTTATTAAGGCCACTCCCTCTTCCTTTTCCTTCGCCGCTCCTTCTCCTGACCAATCAGCTGTGGTCGGGCGCAGGCCTCCTCTCTCTGCATGTCCAGTGATTGCAGTGGCTGCTATTGCATCCGGTCAGCTTGCAGCTGCTGAGGCTGGTACTGACCGAAGGCTGCGGCTGCAGCGGCGGCTGAGCCTGGGGCAGCTGTGGCTAAAGGCTGCTGGACTGCGTAGCCGTAGCCGGCGGTAGCCATGTAGCCTGCGGCGGCAGGGGATGCGGCGTAGGGATACTGCTCATATgcagcggcggcagcagcgCTGGCTGCAGCTGCAGAATACTGCGCGTAGGCAGCTCCGGTGTAGTCGATGTAGGGGGAGGAAGCGGCGGTGGGTGCAGCAGCTGTAGGTTGCACATGAGGAATGACCACACTAGGCTGAACGAAGGCCTGAGGGTACACATAGTGGGCCGGGATGctgtgaaacaaacacacatatgacAGATTAGTTTGATTCACCCAGTCTGAGAGTACTAGCACCCACCCTAAAACCCAAACCCAACTCCATCACACTGCGGCCAAGCGCCCGCCCACCACCCACCACCGAGCCCCAGTCCAATCCACCAGTCAAGAACACCAAGGAAATGCCTGCTAGTAGGGATTAGAACAATATAGGGTTGCCAAAATAGAAATCTCTCTGTGAAAAGAAGCCTGGAAGGTGAGGAAACTTTGAACACCCAGAGGTGTTTAAGGTCCCTCAAATCTACTGAAAAATCACATTTGTATGATTACATTTGGAGGAAGTGATGAGGTCTTTATGGGATACGACATGGGAACAGGTTTCCTATTTCCTGTTTTGGTCAGTTTTGAGTTTGTGGTTGTGGAGGCAGAACTACAGCGAGGCAAAGGGAGGccagatgaaaaagaaaaagtttggGATCTGTAACCTGCCGCTCGTTTGTCCGTCACATGTGGATTTGGCTCTGGTGCCGTCCCCCTGCTGGAGGGCGAATGGgtggggaggagagggaggggaggcttACAGTGCCGGGGGGCGGGGGTGCAGACAGAGGAGATGAGCCCAGGGAGGCATTGTGAAAATGTCACTGCCACTTTGACAGCTGGACAGTTTTCAAAAAGGGACGCTGCTGGCCATTTCCCCCTCTGTGTCGGGACAAAGAGCCGGGGAGGCAGCAGGGGGAGCCGGGACTAGGCTCCGCACCCAGAGGGATGTTTCGATTAAATAAACTATTATGAACAATGAGCACATTCTGCCCTCCATGACATAGCCTTATCCCACTCCCCCAGACTCTATAAGGTCTGGAAACTGAGTCGGACAGCAAGCGTGAGGGGAGCTTTGGAAATTTACACTAAAGGTTCAGAGAAGTGAAGAGTCAACTTTTGACTGTAGGTGGAAGCAAGACGAACAAAAACTTCAAAGCTCTGAATGTGTCCTGAAAAAACAGCCACTTTAGAGATAAAAGTAGAGTCAAATTCAATCTCACTTTAATTCAAATGGAATGAGAAGCATGACAGAAACAAAGCTCTAACGACAGCTATGTGACTGTAGGAGAGTTTGAATGAAGGTGGCTCAAAAAATCTGTTGAAAGAAAATCAGTTGAGTCTGCATAAATGAACATCAGGTGGTCACTCTTTTTGAGTCTGGATTgggaaagaagagaggaggtgcagaaaatGTTAAAGGTTGAAAGGCAGGATCTATCGTGGCAACCCTATTGTGAGCACTCCATTATCCAATCCAATCCACATCTCAACCCAAAACAGTGGGCCaggagaaaaacaggaaaaacaaaacaacagcaagGCGTCAGAGGggaagaaatatataaaaatagtcCACCTCGACTAGGCTGATTACAgaaacaacgacaacaacaaggGCACAGCACAATCACTCaactgaaaagaaagaaaagggaggGAATAAACGGAATAAGTGGGTATGTAGGGGTTTGGTGTGGCTGTCagtaaaggtcaaaggtcaatgctaaacacacacaggttagACTCATTTGTGAAGGCCAGTAACAAAatctctgctgtgtgttttcTCCAGTGTTACTCTAATTTGAAAATCCTCAGAAACAGTATTTTTATCATTATGTGACACTAAAACTCTCCTTTGAAGCCCGCAGCACTAATGAAACTCAGCAGGGCGAGGCAGGTTTCCAAGGAGGATTTTAGAGGATGTCATCTCTAAACTTCCCTCACAAAACAGTGGAGAGACATTTCCTGTCTGTTATCTGAAGTGAAAAGTGAAATCACTGAATTATTCAccaccagcagacatggaggaAACTCCTCATACCGGATGAGAATGACACAGCGAGGGGCCACTATCAAATATGTAATAAAAAGGTGGATTGGTTAAACGCCAATACACACTGCAACTCTCATGGTTACACATACACTGTCACATGACACTGTTGTGACATTACCACAACAACTACTTACAATATGAGTATATTGCACCTTAATCTATTTAAACAGTTATCTGTTAAACTTTGTCCagaaatcaaattaaatgtgGCCAAACTCACGATGGACTGTGAGGATTATTGTTAAGGTTTAAAGTGAACGCTaactgaatgtgagcgagcatccgttaaaacagtgaggcgaaacacgtcagctaaaaccacgatatcactctatatttcagctgcttggcagtaatgttagctgaccagacgaaggtctctccatgaatcaatgctgatcctagtgttggcttttcctgcctcagcctcccgatcGCGGCCGAACGGAGACGATAAAGTAActtcttgtgaagtgacggggctccgcagcgagttacTTTATTGTTCGGAGGCTgagacaggaaaagccaacactcgGATCAGCATTTGATGATATCATGCTGCaacaattattatattttaaaagaaACTGTCCACTGTGACTCGACATAATgacattaaaggaccagtgggTAACAATTacgggatctattggcagaaatggaatataatattaattagtatgttttcttttgtgtttaattacctgaaaatatgaatt
This Sebastes fasciatus isolate fSebFas1 chromosome 17, fSebFas1.pri, whole genome shotgun sequence DNA region includes the following protein-coding sequences:
- the rbm24a gene encoding RNA-binding protein 24 isoform X2, producing MADRSAADRACKDPNPIIDGRKANVNLAYLGAKPRVMQPGFTFGVPQIHPAFIQRPYGIPAHYVYPQAFVQPSVVIPHVQPTAAAPTAASSPYIDYTGAAYAQYSAAAASAAAAAAYEQYPYAASPAAAGYMATAGYGYAVQQPLATAAPGSAAAAAAAFGQYQPQQLQADRMQ
- the rbm24a gene encoding RNA-binding protein 24 isoform X1, which produces MHTTQKDTTYTKIFVGGLPYHTTDSSLRKYFEVFGEIEEAVVITDRQTGKSRGYGFVTMADRSAADRACKDPNPIIDGRKANVNLAYLGAKPRVMQPGFTFGVPQIHPAFIQRPYGIPAHYVYPQAFVQPSVVIPHVQPTAAAPTAASSPYIDYTGAAYAQYSAAAASAAAAAAYEQYPYAASPAAAGYMATAGYGYAVQQPLATAAPGSAAAAAAAFGQYQPQQLQADRMQ